From the genome of Canis lupus baileyi chromosome 32, mCanLup2.hap1, whole genome shotgun sequence, one region includes:
- the PPP1R14D gene encoding protein phosphatase 1 regulatory subunit 14D isoform X1, producing the protein MLSSSPTSCTSPNPDGENPIKKVQWTSGRRRTSSTDSESKSHLDPSKVPRSRRPSRLTVKYDRGQLQRWLEMEQWVDAQVQELFQDQPTPEPEIDLEALMELSTEEQKTHLEAVLQNCPRPTEPFISELLSELKKLRRLSRPQK; encoded by the exons ATGCTGTCTTCAAGCCCTACTTCCTGCACATCTCCCAACCCTGATGGTGAGAACCCAATTAAGAAGGTCCAGTGGACTTCTGGGAGGAGGAGGACGTCATCCACAGACTCAGAGTCAAAGTCCCATCTCGACCCCTCCAAAGTGCCCAGGTCCCGGAGACCCAGCCGCCTGACGGTGAAATATGACCGGGGCCAGCTCCAACGCTGGCTGGAGATGGAGCAATGGGTGGACGCCCAGGTTCAGGAGCTCTTCCAG GATCAACCAACTCCTGAGCCTGAGATCGACCTGGAGGCTCTCATGGAACTATCCACAGAGGAACAGAAGACTCACTTGGAG GCTGTTCTCCAAAACTGTCCCCGCCCTACAGAG CCTTTTATATCTGAGCTGCTCAGTGAACTCAAGAAACTCCGGAGACTCAGTCGGCCTCAGAAATAA
- the PPP1R14D gene encoding protein phosphatase 1 regulatory subunit 14D isoform X2: protein MLSSSPTSCTSPNPDGENPIKKVQWTSGRRRTSSTDSESKSHLDPSKVPRSRRPSRLTVKYDRGQLQRWLEMEQWVDAQVQELFQDQPTPEPEIDLEALMELSTEEQKTHLEPFISELLSELKKLRRLSRPQK, encoded by the exons ATGCTGTCTTCAAGCCCTACTTCCTGCACATCTCCCAACCCTGATGGTGAGAACCCAATTAAGAAGGTCCAGTGGACTTCTGGGAGGAGGAGGACGTCATCCACAGACTCAGAGTCAAAGTCCCATCTCGACCCCTCCAAAGTGCCCAGGTCCCGGAGACCCAGCCGCCTGACGGTGAAATATGACCGGGGCCAGCTCCAACGCTGGCTGGAGATGGAGCAATGGGTGGACGCCCAGGTTCAGGAGCTCTTCCAG GATCAACCAACTCCTGAGCCTGAGATCGACCTGGAGGCTCTCATGGAACTATCCACAGAGGAACAGAAGACTCACTTGGAG CCTTTTATATCTGAGCTGCTCAGTGAACTCAAGAAACTCCGGAGACTCAGTCGGCCTCAGAAATAA
- the ZFYVE19 gene encoding abscission/NoCut checkpoint regulator has protein sequence MESRCYGCAVKFTLFKKEYGCKNCGRAFCSGCLSFSAAVPRTGNTQQKVCKQCHEVLTRGSSPANASKWSPPQNYKKRVAALEAKRKPKTPQSQGLIQQDQVIAERLARLRQQNKPKSVASQAEIEARLAALRDDPQGSIPSTQEVEARLAALQGRVLPSQTSQLAHQPPDTRTQAQQAQDLLTQLAAEVAIDESSERGGPAASIQNDLNRGGPGGQSATSKGQATQSLEEEKSRLLAQAAIELREENTRQEKILALAKRLAVLRGQDPDKVTLQDYHLPDSDEDEDEETAIQRVLQQLTEEAALDEASGFNIPAEPAVRARAQSCRAEPEVKAVATRPEAEEEELPWCCICNEDATMRCADCDGDLYCARCFREGHDAFELKEHQTSAYCPPRAGREH, from the exons ATGGAGAGTAGGTGCTACGGCTGTGCTGTCAAGTTTACCCTCTTCAAGAAGGAG TACGGCTGTAAGAATTGTGGCCGGGCCTTCTGTTCTGGCTGCCTTAGCTTCAGTGCAGCGGTGCCCCGGACTGGAAAtactcagcagaaagtctgcaaGCAGTGCCATGAGGTCCTGACCAG AGGATCTTCTCCTGCCAATGCCTCCAAGTGGTCACCACCTCAGAACTATAAGAA GCGCGTGGCAGCCTTGGAAGCCAAGCGGAAGCCCAAAACTCCTCAGAGCCAGGGACTGATCCAGCAAGACCAAGTCATCGCTGAGCGCCTAGCACGGCTCCGCCAACAGAACAAGCCCA AGTCAGTGGCCTCACAGGCGGAGATAGAAGCCAGGCTAGCTGCACTGAGGGATGACCCCCAGGGTTCCATCCCTTCCACCCAGGAGGTGGAGGCACGGCTTGCTGCACTACAGGGCAGAGTTCTGCCTTCACAGACCTCCCAGCTG GCACATCAGCCACCAGACACCAGGACCCAAGCCCAGCAGGCACAGGATCTGCTGACACAGCTGGCAGCGGAGGTGGCTATTGATGAGAGCTCAGAACGAGGAGGCCCAG CTGCCTCTATCCAGAATGACCTCAACCGAGGCGGCCCCGGGGGCCAAAGTGCTACTTCCAAGGGGCAGGCCACTCAGTCCCTGGAAGAGGAGAAGAGCAGGCTGCTGGCCCAAGCAGCCATTGAGCTGCGGGAAGAGAACACAAGGCAGGAGAAGATCCTGGCACTCGCCAAGCGCTTGGCCGTACTGCGGGGACAAGACCCTGACAAAG TGACCCTCCAGGACTATCACCTCCCAGACagtgatgaggatgaggatgaggagacGGCCATCCAGAGAGTTCTGCAGCAG CTCACTGAAGAAGCTGCCCTGGATGAGGCAAGTGGCTTTAACATCCCTGCGGAGCCTGCTGTCCGAGCTCGGGCCCAGTCCTGCAGGGCAGAGCCTGAG GTGAAGGCCGTGGCCACCAGGCCTGAGGCTGAGGAAGAAGAGCTCCCCTGGTGCTGCATCTGCAATGAGGATGCCACCATGCGCTGCGCTGACTGTGACGGGGACCTCTACTGTGCCCGCTGCTTCCG GGAAGGCCATGATGCCTTTGAACTTAAGGAGCATCAGACGTCTGCCTATTGCCCCCCGCGTGCAGGCCGAGAGCACTGA